The sequence below is a genomic window from Cicer arietinum cultivar CDC Frontier isolate Library 1 chromosome 6, Cicar.CDCFrontier_v2.0, whole genome shotgun sequence.
CTTCAACGATCAACACTGTTATTTAAGAAtgtttttccttcattttctccGTTAAAAATTAGTGAATTTTTATCTTCTATTGCACGATACCTAAGAAATAAGTATCATcgtttatgtttttcttttaaaaaaaaaccgatattaatctttatttatttagaaatacTTACTAAAAGGCTTATATCAAAAGCATTCtctatataattaaattgttaatgAATTACATTTaaagacaaattttttaaaataactcaaGTTCATATtatatctaaaataattatcgaACATATTCAATTAAACGAAGAACACTTTTCCTTACGAACAgaaagattaaagaaaaaaatatgtatgtTAACTGCAATGCTTGTGATTTGTGAGGAGTATCTCGGTTTGTCACTTGTATCACTTAATTGTATCActtaatttgatataaaattaacattaaaagTATACATTATTTACTGTTGTTTacattttaagataaataaattaatatataatatactactatattactattaatttaaaaattatatcaaattcTGGTGGACGATGGCTTATGGCCTATACCGGTCACTCTTATAGCTCAATTATagttgtaaataaaaaatttaacatgtaATAAGTAAAAATgcaagaaaatctaaaattgtACTATTTGGTTGGTGGAGTTTGGAGGAGAGGAGAAGAaagattattaaatttttgtgttCGGTTAAATTTTAAGAGGGAGAAAAAGGGAATGagtaaatcaaaataatataaaaattatttaatatcactttatttgaaccaaatacaaatcattaaaaaattatcttcacttttctcttctttttttttaatcaaacatGTTTCTACTTTTCTTCTCTCTTCCCCCCTCCTCTCCATTAAAATTCTTCTTCTCCCTTAGTTAAATCAAACACAACCGATGTTTTTGCTCATTCTCTATTTTGGAGAGGAGGAGaactttaaactcatttaaaacctctcatttttctttaaaccaaatataaaatcattaaaaatgtgTCTTTTTCCCTTACTTCCAtccattaaaatatattttctctattgAACCAAACGAACCCTTAGTGACAAGCATCCATTTGCTCTACATACCAACTATTTTCTAGAGATATCTGATGGGATATTTATGGTTGGCTTGATTGGTTTTATTTCTCTACATACCAAAATTTGTGTCTTTATCTAACTTAGAATGATAAACAGAAGCAACATATGTCCTTTTCAGTGTGATCCCTTAATATCATACTACTTGTTAAAATAGCTTACTTGGTAACAACCGTCCacgttattattattgttaatcgTGCCCATACAAGCATCGCGATCGCAGTAGCCGAATCTTCCATTTGATACGTACCATACATGGTGGGGAAAAGCTATCAAATAGTATGTAGTGTGGGTCTATATCGAGAAATTTAGTGACACCATGCACCATGACGAATGGTTTCCCATTTCTGACCTTTAGATTCAAAGGACCACAAATCTAACTACATGCATCCATTTGCCCTCTCAAAAGCCTAAACCAATTAGAACCCTTCATTTAGATGTTGGCAGTGGGACAAGATTATGATAGCACATACGTTGTTCAATAGGCGGGGAACCGAGTAGGAAGAAATGAAAGAGATTTGATTAAAGTGGAGCCAAGTTTTGTTGCCACAAGAATAAAAGAATGCATAAGCCACTAACTAGATTGGATGGCGCCAAATAATTTATAGGATACACCTATATACAATCTAGGAGGAACAAAGTTACTTTCTCGATATCAAAATAAGTGACGAGTGTAAACAAAAGTGTAACGGATTGCTCCTGTTGTTTGGTCTGTTGCAAAGGACATCCCTTTTTTTATATTCTCAGTGGGGGGAACCATTCTAGATGAccaaaaaattactttaatacAGTAAAGGTTACTGTAACCACAACTCATAGTGATTTATGTGTAATTTAGTATGTGATAGTTAAAAACTTGGGGAAGATCGACTCTAGTAGTACCAGTTCATTCCCGCATGTACTCTATTAATTTCTCAGTCCCTCTAGTCGGGTGGGCTCCGGCAGGTCTTTCGACCAGATCCCCCTAAAAACGGTACGTGCGGGTCTCCCCGCATGCGGCAATTGCAAAGAAAAGCAAATACTAGAGTTAGGACGGNNNNNNNNNNNNNNNNNNNNNNNNNNNNNNNNNNNNNNNNNNNNNNNNNNNNNNNNNNNNNNNNNNNNNNNNNNNNNNNNNNNNNNNNNNNNNNNNNNNNNNNNNNNNNNNNNNNNNNNNNNNNNNNNNNNNNNNNNNNNNNNNNNNNNNNNNNNNNNNNNNNNNNNNNNNNNNNNNNNNNNNNNNNNNNNNNNNNNNNNNNNNNNNNNNNNNNNNNNNNNNNNNNNNNNNNNNNNNNNNNNNNNNNNNNNNNNNNNNNNNNNNNNNNNNNNNNNNNNNNNNNNNNNNNNNNNNNNNNNNNNNNNNNNNNNNNNNNNNNNNNNNNNNNNNNNNNNNNNNNNNNNNNNNNNNNNNNNNNNNNNNNNNNNNNNNNNNNNNNNNNNNNNNNNNNNNNNNNNNNNNNNNNNNNNNNNNNNNNNNNNNNNNNNNNNNNNNNNNNNNNNNNNNNNNNNNNNNNNNNNNNGGGTAATTAGGATCTGCTGCTGAACCAGATATCCCGCCCCTTACGACCAGTAATCGATATCCCTCACTGCGAGCCAACAAAGAATGAAAGAAGGAAAGGTAGGCAGGCTCAACAAAAGCTGCAAACTAAGGCTCAGAAAACTCGTGCAATCTAAAGAAGAAAGAGTTAAAAATAATCTAATGGATCGAATCTATTCGTGGAATTAGAGGAGGGGCTATCTAATTCAAAAAAGTAATTCGTACCGGTACCGCACTCTTTCAATCAAATACCGCTGGCAGATCCTGGTAATTCTAACTGGCACATCTTATCTTCCTTAAACTTAACTCCTGAGACCTACCTTAAACAGCCATCAAACGGCCGTTAAAAGGCGTTTAAACGGGCTTGAAACCAACTTCATGGGCTGGCTTCCTTCCTGCTCGTGCTATCATTGGGGCCATATTCTCCTATACTATCTTCATACCGTACATAGCCCCCTTACCCTAAAAAATAAGAGAGCGAAACTCTTCATTCTTACCCTTTTAGCCCCTGACTTTTCCTGGGTGCCAGTGCCAACCACATACCTGGAGAGAAAGAGTATATCAAGATACAAACAATTGTGAGGAAAAAAGGGAGGGGaggaacaaaaatattatacaaatttAACATACGTGTGTGTAGTTCCAAGCAAAGTTCCGGGAGCAAGTTTTTCCTCCTTTTCTTCAAGGACCTTCACAGAAAATATGATTAATGACATCAACTAACTGATCAAGAGAAGCTAAAACTGATGAAAGAGCAGCAATAGAAAGAAAGACTAACTTGATAAAGAGGCCTTTCAGGTTCCTTCCTCTGTTGCTTTCGAAGGTCAATAACATCAGGTGTCTCCACCCCAGTGGGTGTGCTGAagacaaaaattcaaaagaaatgaggaaaaaaatgagatcacaaacaaacaaacaaacaaacaaacaggaaaataaaaacagaatCCAAACTAGGCTCCTATCAATCTACAAAAACCAAGCACCCATATTAAGAGCATTATACACATGGACCATTTCAGccaaaaagttaaatttaaggACTAGTGGAACATCCGTGTGGTTAGTAAGCTTTGCTAATTATTAACCACTCCTTAACTAAATTAGCCACATGATGGGTCCTTAAATTTACCTCAATTGGTCACTAATTATGCCAATCCAAAGAAAGATAAATAGAATCTACACTTTTGACCAAAATAATGttgaaaacaaaagaaactaGTAACAATATAACAATACCTTGACAGACTGAATACCGGCTTCAAGTTCCTCCTCCTCcatttcttcttcatcttcctcttcctcttcttccAAGTCACCCCAGTGTTTGGTCTTATCAACCGGCTCTTCCTGCATTGAGAGAACAATTATGTAAGATGTAACTAGGAATCTGATAGGAACTGAAACTTTGCTATGGAATGGATTAATA
It includes:
- the LOC140920639 gene encoding uncharacterized protein, translated to MKKKWRRRNLKPVFSLSSTPTGVETPDVIDLRKQQRKEPERPLYQVLEEKEEKLAPGTLLGTTHTYVVGTGTQEKSGAKRVRMKSFALLFFRVRGLCTVSGVKFKEDKMCQLELPGSASGI